One window of the Sebastes umbrosus isolate fSebUmb1 chromosome 1, fSebUmb1.pri, whole genome shotgun sequence genome contains the following:
- the LOC119484756 gene encoding dnaJ homolog subfamily C member 11-like yields the protein MASLDDDFESDNQDYYSLLNVRKEATLEELKASYRRLCMLYHPDKHRDPELKSQAEQLFTQVHQAYEVLSDAHSRAIYDLFGKKGLEVEGWEVVERKRTPVEIREEYERLQREREERRLQQRTNPKGTISVGVDATDLFDRYDEDFEEMPGGGFPHIEINKMHISQSIEAPLTNSDTAVLSGSLSTHNGNGGGNINMTVRRVTSAKGWGEVELGAGDILGPLVGLKVFRNITSRCFLTAQCGLQFSPRGLRPSCSLMTARHLDQNTMGYLQWRWGPNSAMTTSLVRDTKSSHFTLALQLGVPHSYLMMSYQFKFQDEDQTKVKGSVKTGWFGTVVEYGAERKISRHSVLSATVSIGVPQGVTLKIKLSRASQTYLFPVHLTDQLLPSAVFYATVGPVLLYMAIHRLIIIPYTHAQKEQDLELQRKSSATDIAKKKHEAESAVLLMQESVRRIIEGEESKMGLIILNAWYGKFVSDTSQKQEKAKVIDVTVPLQCLVKDSKLILTEASKAGLPGFYDPCVGEEKSLKLLYQFRGVMHQVISADIESLRIPKQSHRIEAES from the exons ATGGCGTCCTTAGATGATGATTTTGAGTCTGATAACCAGGACTACTACTCTCTACTCAACGTCAGGAAAGAG GCTACATTGGAGGAGCTAAAGGCGTCATATCGGAGGCTGTGTATGCTCTACCATCCTGACAAACATCGAGACCCAGAGTTGAAAAGCCAGGCTGAACAGCTTTTCACCCAGGTGCACCAGGCATATGAAG TGCTCAGTGATGCTCACTCCAGAGCCATCTATGACCTCTTTGGGAAGAAAGGGTTGGAGGTGGAAGGCTGGGAG GtggtggagaggaagagaactCCAGTAGAAATCCGAGAGGAGTACGAAaggctgcagagagaaagagaagagcgGAGACTGCAGCAAAGAACTAACCCCAAG GGCACCATCAGCGTGGGTGTGGATGCAACGGACCTGTTTGACCGCTATGATGAGGACTTTGAAGAGATGCCAGGAGGAGGATTTCCTCATATTGAAATCAACAAGATGCATATTTCCCAGTCCATAGAG GCTCCTTTGACGAACTCTGACACGGCAGTGCTGTCTGGTTCGCTCTCTACGCACAATGGGAACGGAGGGGGCAACATTAACATGACCGTACGGAGGGTTACGTCAGCCAAGGGCTGGGGagag GTGGAGTTGGGTGCAGGAGACATACTCGGACCTCTCGTTGGGTTAAAGGTGTTTCGCAACATCACTTCACGGTG TTTCCTGACAGCCCAGTGCGGTTTGCAGTTTTCTCCTCGAGGTTTGCGGCCGAGCTGTTCTCTGATGACGGCGCGCCACCTGGACCAGAACACCATGGGTTACCTGCAGTGGCGCTGGGGGCCCAACAGCGCCATGACCACCAGCCTGGTCCGAGACACAAAGAGCAGCCACTTTACTCTAGCtctgcag CTGGGTGTGCCTCACTCCTACCTGATGATGAGCTACCAGTTCAAGTTCCAGGATGAGGACCAGACCAAAGTGAAAGGCTCTGTGAA GACAGGCTGGTTTGGTACCGTGGTGGAATatggagcagagaggaagatCAGCCGACACAGTGTCCTGTCAGCCACTGTCAGCATCGGGGTCCCTCAGGGAGTCACACTCAAGATCAA GTTGTCGCGCGCCAGTCAGACATACCTGTTTCCAGTTCACCTAACGGATCAGCTGCTGCCCAGTGCTGTCTTCTACGCCACCGTGGGACCCGTGCTGCTCTACATGGCCATCCACAGACTGATCATCATCCCCTATACACATGCACAGAAAGAGCA AGATCTGGAGCTGCAGAGGAAGAGCTCGGCCACAGACATCGCCAAGAAGAAGCACGAGGCAGAGTCTGCT GTTCTGCTGATGCAGGAGTCTGTGAGGAGAATCATAGAAGGGGAAGAATCCAAGATGg GTCTGATCATCCTGAATGCCTGGTATGGAAAGTTTGTGTCAGACACCAGCCAGAAGCAGGAGAAAGCAAAGGTCATCGACGTCACTGTGCCTCTGCAGTGCCTGGTCAAGGACTCCAAACTCATCCTCACCGAGGCCTCtaag GCGGGGTTACCAGGCTTCTACGACCCCTGTGTAGGCGAGGAGAAGAGTCTCAAGTTACTGTACCAGTTCAGAGGTGTCATGCACCAAGTCATCTCTGCAGACATCGAGTCGCTACGGATACCCAAGCAAT CTCACAGAATTGAGGCCGAGTCCTAG